TGTGCTTTCTATAAGCCGATATAAAACAGTTTTCTGCTCTATCAAACGAATTAAGTAGACCTTGGTGAAGGGGCAAGCCTGCACGTAGAATCGTTGCTAGTACGATATTGTTCTCAACAACAGAAACTGGTGCTACTCCAAGTGGTGTTTGCACTGAAGTATCTTTGAATTCAAGATGTTTACTAATTTCGTAAGCCATTATTTCACCAACTCTTTCTAGATTTCTACGAAATCTCATTGGATCTTTCTGGATTTCAACATCTCTAATCTCTGCGATGTAGTTATTAAAAAGTGAATTGTTTTCACCAATAATGTGGACCATATGTAATTTTGGGACAAAATTAATAAATTATTAATTATCAAGTCAAGTGAAAACGTATTTTATTTTTACTTTATCCATCTTTGATATCTAATGTTGTATGTGCCAATGAGTTTAGGATTGATCTGTATATACCGGTTGTTGCTTCTCGGGATGTCGATTAACATGCTAGACATGTCGTTTTCTCTAACAAACATGGTGAGGAGTTGGTATATGTTTTTTATGTTATTTGTATCGTCTGATATTGCTAAGAAAAGATGAATGTAGTTTTGATTAAAGAGAAGTATTACTAACGACGTAATCTGTTTTTTGTCGTTAATATGACTAATCGCAATACCTTTTTTATTGTTAATTATATGGGTTATGACATCTGATATTCTTGAAAAAAGTGCTTCTTCGTTATATTGAATTTTGATGTTTTTACGTATAAATGCCAAGGTTAGTGGAATATTTTTTACCTCAAGGATATGTCCATTTATCTTTTGTGAATATTCAAGAACACTTGGATCAAAATTTTCTTTAATCTCTTTATATGGATATTCAATAGACTATTGTTCTGTTTCTATTAATTTAGTTTTGTTTGAAGATAATAGCCAATTGGTTGGGTTTAGGTTTAGAAGATCTACTTTCGTTGGCAGAATTGAGATAAATTCTTCTACGTCTTCAGAATATACTTGATAAATAGAAATAATTCCACTGTATGGGATATATTGGTCTAGATCATTAGAGGGAACAATAGGCATGACCATGCTATAGTCCTCTTTTATCACTGCTTGCCAATCTGGACACACAATATCCAGATACCAGCTTTGAAGGGTTGGAGAACATATGGAGGATTCATTTATTGTATTATCCCACATTTCTCGATTAATATCTTTATTATGTAGTATGGTTATTGACATATTTCGAAGAGTTCATTCTTTGCTTTATTCAATATAGTTAATAGTTGTCAAATGAAAAAGAGTACTTTTATTAACTCATTATATTAAACCATGATCAGCCATACTGTAGTAGCTGTCATTGGTTATTATAAGATGATCTAGTAATTTGATGTCTATTAGCTCCAGACCTGTATTAATCTTCTTCGTTACTACAATATCTTCTTGTGAGGGAGAGAGGGATCCTGATGGATGATTATGCGCAATAATCATCTGTGTCGCAGAATTAATAACCGCTTCTTTTATGATTGGTCTTAAGTCGACTGTGGTACTTGTTAATCCACCTTTACTAGAACGATGCTTCTTTAGTATGTGATTTTGATGATCTAGAAGTAATATCCAAAACTCTTCGTGTTTAAGGTCTTGCAGTTCAAATCGGATTGCCTTGTTTACATCTTCACTATTATGAATGGTAACTAAATCACTATTTCTAATATGCCTCCTTTTGCCTAATTCAAAAGCTGCCTTAAGAGTAACTGCTTTTGTCTCGCCGACGCCACGAAAGCTTTCAAGCTCTTTTACACTACTTTTACTTAGTGTTATTAGATTGTTGTTATAGTACTTTAAGATTCGTTGAGCTAGTTCTATTGCAGTCTCGGAAGTATTTCCTGATCTTAATAAGATTGCGACTAACTCAGAATCGGATAGGGCTTTTGCCCCTTTTAGTTTGTATTTCTCTCTAGGCCTATCTTCTAGTGCAAGGTCTTTTATCGAGTAGGTATAGTTCGATTTATTAGACATAAAAAAAAGTGTAATATTTCTATTACACCTTTAACACTTAACTTTTAAATAAGTTTAAGTAGCCCGTAGGGGATTCGAACCCCTGTTACCAGGATGAAAACCTGGCGTCCTAACCCCTAGACGAACGGGCCTTAACAGTCTTCTGTTAAGACATGACAATTCAATAGAGTAGCCCGTAGGGGATTCGAACCCCTGTTACCAGGATGAAAACCTGGCGTCCTAACCCCTAGACGAACGGGCCTCCTATATATTTTAGAGGACTCTATTTATTATAGAGTAAGAAAAATTCAATCAATTAAATAAGCTCCAAATAAATTATTTAGATTAAAGCTTATTTACGTGAAGAGATAACTTAGATTTCAAGTTTGCCGCTTTGTTATTGTGAATAACATTTATCTTAGCAAGCTTGTCGATCAAAGCTACTACTTTAGGAAGACTTTCAGTTGCTTCTTTTTTATCAGTTGTGTTACGTAAAGTTTTTACTGCATTACGCATTGTTTTTGCATAGTACTTATTGTGCAGTCTTTTTTTCTCAGACTGACGTACTCTTTTTAAAGCTGATTTATGATTTGCCATTTTTCTTTATATTATCTTCTTCAATATTTAAGTAGCCCGTAGGGGATTCGAACCCCTGTTACCAGGATGAAAACCTGGCGTCCTAACCCCTAGACGAACGGGCCATTCCCATTATTTAACGACACTACTTTATTGATAGTGTTAAATTGTAGCCCGTAGGGGATTCGAACCCCTGTTACCAGGATGAAAACCTGGCGTCCTAACCCCTAGACGAACGGGCCATTTTCTTCGTTAAAGAAAGAAATGGTCAAGCTCTTAGTTTTTAAGAGCGGTGCAAAGATATGTCGTTTTTTTAAAACTCCAAGAAAAAAAATATTTTTTTCATCTCTCTTTGCTGTTACAATCACAAATGTTTTTTTTGTTGATTGCGGTGCAAAGGAAATACATTTTTTTATTTCTGCAAAACAAAAATAGAAAATTATCGCCATTCTACGATGGTTCCTCGGTCTTTATTCCTCATTCTCTTAGGAATAGAGTCTGTGATTTTTTTTGCAATTAGATCAATAATTTTTCTTTTGGTGTAATGTCTCGTGTATACAACAGCCACCTCTCTTAATGGTGTATAGTCAGAAAAACATAAAACCTGATCAGAATGACTCTTAATGAGATCCAATCCTGCGAGTTCAGGGATGAGTGTAAATCCTCCTTCACGATCTACGATTTTAATTATTGTTTCAAGAGAGCCACCATCAAACTTAAATTTATGGTTGTCTTGTCTTCCTTGTTGTAGCTTGCAAAGGTTTATTACTTGGTTTCTAAAACAGTGTCCATCATTGAGTAACCACAAGTCTGGAGTATTTAAATCGTTTAGATGAATTTCGTCATCTTGTTTGAAACTATTTTCTTTATTTGAGTAGATCATCATCTCTTCATAAAAAAGAGCCCTCTCTTCTATTTCATCATCTTTCAAAGGGGTAACTAATATTCCGATATCTAGTTCATCTTTTTTAAGCTTTTTCTCTATTTCATAAGTATACAACTCTTCTATGGTAATGTTTACTTCTGGATACTCTTTGGTGAAGCTTCCTATAAATAGAGGTAGTAAGTAAGGAGAAAGCGTTGGGATAATTCCAATTTTAAGATCTCCTGAAATATCATTTTTATCAGTTTTAATGATCTCATCGATCTTATGTGTTTCTGCGATTATATTTCTAGCCTGATCAATAATTTTTGCCCCAAGATCTGTCGGCATAATGGGTTGTTTGGTTCTGTCAAATATTGTAACTCCCAGATACTCTTCTAATTTTTTTATTTGCATACTTAGTGTCGGTTGGGTAACAAAACATTTTTCTGCTGCGGATGCGAAGTGTCTATAGTTATCTACTGCTATTATATACTCTAGTTGCGTTATTGTAACCATCACATGAATTTTATTTCCGATAAATATAACTTATTTAAATAATATTTGTTTCCACTTTCTTTTTATTTATTTTGTAGTCAATTAACA
The Prolixibacteraceae bacterium DNA segment above includes these coding regions:
- a CDS encoding hydrogen peroxide-inducible genes activator, with product MVTITQLEYIIAVDNYRHFASAAEKCFVTQPTLSMQIKKLEEYLGVTIFDRTKQPIMPTDLGAKIIDQARNIIAETHKIDEIIKTDKNDISGDLKIGIIPTLSPYLLPLFIGSFTKEYPEVNITIEELYTYEIEKKLKKDELDIGILVTPLKDDEIEERALFYEEMMIYSNKENSFKQDDEIHLNDLNTPDLWLLNDGHCFRNQVINLCKLQQGRQDNHKFKFDGGSLETIIKIVDREGGFTLIPELAGLDLIKSHSDQVLCFSDYTPLREVAVVYTRHYTKRKIIDLIAKKITDSIPKRMRNKDRGTIVEWR
- the rpsT gene encoding 30S ribosomal protein S20; amino-acid sequence: MANHKSALKRVRQSEKKRLHNKYYAKTMRNAVKTLRNTTDKKEATESLPKVVALIDKLAKINVIHNNKAANLKSKLSLHVNKL
- the radC gene encoding DNA repair protein RadC, producing MSNKSNYTYSIKDLALEDRPREKYKLKGAKALSDSELVAILLRSGNTSETAIELAQRILKYYNNNLITLSKSSVKELESFRGVGETKAVTLKAAFELGKRRHIRNSDLVTIHNSEDVNKAIRFELQDLKHEEFWILLLDHQNHILKKHRSSKGGLTSTTVDLRPIIKEAVINSATQMIIAHNHPSGSLSPSQEDIVVTKKINTGLELIDIKLLDHLIITNDSYYSMADHGLI